In Allocoprobacillus halotolerans, a genomic segment contains:
- a CDS encoding ATPase, T2SS/T4P/T4SS family, whose protein sequence is MNELFEKMIYRALNQNATDIHMLLKEDLKIQFRIFGVLKNYEVMESEKGYKLMNFIKYQSMIHTNYRLMPQTGNISIEMNQKTYFLRISYLPSLEFESIVIRILNNHELRSIQELTYQKEIQDYLYWLSRQNNGLFLISGATGSGKSTTLYTLLKQILSDSRKNIITIEDPIEIHLDGCLQIELNEKIGITYHDTLKQILRHDPDVIMIGEIRDEETAKIALTCALTGHLVLTTIHASNAPLSIKRFMNLGIHEADILDVVVGVISQRMKYDIQNKKAVVLSELMKKKKSNIIFYKKTIHIYLFERALCN, encoded by the coding sequence ATGAACGAATTATTTGAGAAGATGATTTATCGTGCGCTCAATCAAAATGCAACTGATATTCACATGTTATTAAAAGAAGATTTGAAAATTCAATTTCGTATTTTTGGTGTATTAAAGAACTATGAGGTTATGGAAAGTGAGAAGGGTTATAAGCTTATGAATTTTATTAAATATCAGTCCATGATACATACAAATTATCGTTTGATGCCACAGACTGGTAATATTTCCATTGAAATGAACCAAAAAACATATTTTTTAAGAATTTCATATTTACCATCACTAGAATTTGAAAGTATTGTCATTAGAATTCTAAACAACCATGAATTACGTTCGATTCAAGAATTAACGTATCAAAAAGAAATTCAAGATTATCTCTATTGGTTATCACGTCAAAACAATGGCTTGTTTTTAATTAGTGGCGCAACTGGATCAGGAAAGTCAACAACACTCTACACTCTTTTAAAACAGATTTTATCTGATTCTCGTAAAAATATTATCACAATTGAAGATCCTATTGAAATTCATTTGGATGGATGTTTACAAATAGAGTTAAATGAGAAAATCGGTATTACATATCATGATACTTTAAAACAAATTTTAAGACATGATCCAGATGTGATTATGATAGGTGAGATTCGTGATGAAGAAACTGCGAAAATCGCTTTGACTTGTGCTTTAACGGGGCATTTGGTATTAACAACAATTCATGCGAGTAATGCACCATTATCTATTAAAAGATTTATGAACTTAGGCATTCATGAAGCTGATATTTTAGATGTCGTAGTTGGGGTCATTTCACAACGTATGAAATATGATATCCAAAACAAAAAAGCCGTTGTTCTTTCTGAATTAATGAAGAAAAAGAAATCGAACATTATCTTTTACAAGAAAACTATTCATATTTATCTTTTCGAAAGGGCGCTTTGCAATTAG
- a CDS encoding type II secretion system F family protein, with protein sequence MNKDYLLLKNLYSLLESGYSIEETLCLCQQMIHHPVVDDMLKQLNQGEAVETILLQSSLPDLFQEYFRFFQNKNCLSEAIKKSLDICMMKEDYQKKLKSRLTYPSILMTFLFLFSLFVVFVLLPNVNQLFISFQIEKSLLIQVLFAFFYIMPCFIIVFVFLALYLIIRLVYGLKHKLYRVIELYLKWPVFKTILQKYFSLKFALYFHELLNEDMDSTSVIKVLNEQMTNSDLKIVLYEMNNRLYGGENLEEILEDFEYFDGLFISFFKCI encoded by the coding sequence ATGAATAAAGATTATCTTTTATTAAAAAATCTCTATAGTTTATTGGAATCAGGATATAGTATTGAAGAAACACTTTGTTTATGTCAACAAATGATCCATCATCCTGTTGTTGATGATATGTTGAAACAGTTAAATCAAGGTGAAGCAGTTGAAACTATTTTACTACAATCTTCATTACCTGATTTATTTCAAGAATATTTTCGTTTCTTTCAAAATAAGAATTGTTTATCAGAAGCAATTAAAAAAAGTTTAGATATTTGCATGATGAAAGAAGATTATCAAAAGAAATTAAAGTCGCGATTAACATACCCTTCTATATTAATGACATTTTTATTTCTCTTTTCTTTATTTGTTGTTTTTGTTTTATTGCCTAATGTCAATCAACTTTTTATATCATTTCAGATTGAAAAATCTCTATTGATTCAAGTTTTATTTGCTTTCTTTTACATAATGCCTTGCTTTATTATTGTTTTTGTTTTTTTGGCTCTATATCTTATTATAAGGCTCGTTTATGGATTAAAGCATAAATTATATAGAGTTATTGAACTTTATCTAAAATGGCCTGTATTTAAAACAATTTTACAAAAGTATTTCTCATTAAAATTTGCTTTATATTTTCATGAATTATTAAATGAAGATATGGATAGTACAAGTGTTATTAAAGTTTTAAATGAACAAATGACGAATAGTGATTTAAAAATAGTCTTATATGAAATGAATAATCGTTTATATGGAGGTGAAAATCTAGAAGAAATTTTGGAAGATTTTGAATACTTTGATGGTTTATTTATTTCTTTTTTCAAATGTATATGA
- the comGC gene encoding competence type IV pilus major pilin ComGC, with the protein MLNKKGFTLIEMIFCISVILIILLLVIPNVTSKNTVVKNKGCDAQIEVVNSQILLYEIENGKLPTKISDLTSGTQPYLTEKQGICPNGKKIAIKNGQAYVK; encoded by the coding sequence ATGTTAAATAAAAAAGGATTTACTTTAATAGAAATGATCTTCTGTATTAGTGTTATTCTCATTATTTTATTACTTGTTATTCCCAATGTGACATCCAAAAATACTGTCGTCAAAAATAAAGGCTGTGATGCTCAAATTGAGGTTGTTAACTCACAGATACTTCTTTATGAAATAGAAAATGGAAAATTACCAACTAAGATTTCTGATCTTACCAGTGGCACACAGCCATATCTTACAGAAAAGCAAGGTATTTGTCCTAATGGTAAAAAGATTGCTATTAAAAATGGGCAAGCCTATGTTAAATAA
- a CDS encoding prepilin-type N-terminal cleavage/methylation domain-containing protein: protein MLNKSGFTMIETLFVLMIMCMLFCLSMNIHIPQKSHTKKIEEITHFLYQAKLSAMSQKHTVTVTFSSNDISFESNDVSHSFCLTIMIHLKNIN from the coding sequence ATGTTAAATAAATCTGGTTTTACAATGATTGAAACGCTTTTTGTTTTGATGATTATGTGCATGTTATTTTGTTTATCTATGAATATTCATATTCCACAGAAAAGTCATACCAAAAAGATTGAAGAAATAACACATTTTCTATATCAGGCTAAATTGTCAGCTATGTCACAAAAACATACTGTGACTGTAACCTTTTCTTCAAATGATATTTCTTTTGAATCAAATGATGTTTCTCACTCTTTTTGCTTGACGATAATGATTCATTTGAAGAATATCAATTGA
- a CDS encoding ComGF family competence protein, whose product MEVLLSLSITLIIVLTLTSLFHLIQYGYGSHDQNNEDIYIAAKQCSQYTIGTTYIEAGDVLRYRNFEGEETTLEWNQQRLVKKPGYEILLFDIDDVSFSIENDFIYMHVIRNRQNYTFLLTYASLWQEEGDNNETLPSDIQE is encoded by the coding sequence ATTGAAGTCTTACTATCGCTATCCATTACACTTATAATTGTTTTAACACTTACGAGTTTATTTCATCTGATCCAATATGGATATGGTTCACATGATCAAAATAATGAAGATATTTATATTGCTGCTAAACAATGTAGTCAATACACGATTGGTACGACTTATATAGAAGCAGGCGATGTATTACGTTATAGAAATTTTGAAGGAGAAGAAACAACTTTAGAATGGAATCAACAAAGACTTGTTAAAAAACCTGGATATGAAATATTATTGTTTGATATTGATGATGTTTCATTTTCTATTGAAAATGATTTTATTTATATGCATGTTATTAGAAATCGTCAAAATTATACGTTTTTATTGACATATGCCTCATTGTGGCAGGAAGAAGGGGATAATAATGAAACTTTACCATCAGATATTCAAGAATAA
- a CDS encoding SpoIIIAH-like family protein, translated as MNKQAFTFLTLFSLILVLSIYYIMLPPTAQNEVVQNDMSTIEQLQNQLDKKREDIITKNNEIIAKESSTSESINEALETISETKNVTEKEKSIVTKLNEMGYQESYVEIDNQTVKITILKKEATQSDASQVIKEVLNLVGDSYQVEVKFIEE; from the coding sequence ATGAATAAACAGGCTTTTACATTTTTAACATTATTTAGTCTTATCCTTGTATTATCCATCTATTATATTATGTTGCCCCCAACAGCCCAAAATGAAGTTGTCCAAAATGATATGTCTACAATTGAACAATTACAAAATCAGTTAGATAAAAAAAGAGAAGATATTATCACTAAGAACAATGAAATCATTGCAAAAGAGTCCAGTACATCCGAATCCATCAATGAAGCTTTAGAAACAATTAGTGAAACAAAGAATGTAACAGAAAAAGAAAAGTCAATTGTTACAAAACTTAATGAAATGGGATATCAAGAAAGTTATGTGGAGATTGATAATCAAACTGTGAAAATAACGATTTTAAAAAAGGAAGCAACACAAAGCGATGCATCTCAAGTGATTAAGGAAGTTTTAAATTTAGTGGGTGATTCTTATCAAGTAGAAGTTAAATTTATTGAAGAATAA
- a CDS encoding Asp23/Gls24 family envelope stress response protein produces the protein MAHNEYYTYTQGRVNGKILMNVQVFDEITKRTVNEMKNVSLDTSKGIQIPGTKKVVNCTIKDNEVYICIHVRIKYGVNISSITKEIQEKIAVAVKQMTDVDVKHINIEVDNIEFD, from the coding sequence ATGGCACATAATGAATACTATACTTATACGCAAGGTCGTGTGAATGGAAAAATTCTCATGAATGTCCAAGTGTTTGATGAAATTACAAAAAGAACTGTTAATGAAATGAAAAATGTTTCTTTAGATACATCTAAGGGAATTCAAATTCCTGGAACAAAGAAGGTTGTTAACTGTACTATCAAAGATAATGAAGTTTATATTTGTATCCATGTTCGCATTAAATATGGTGTTAATATTTCATCAATAACAAAAGAAATTCAAGAAAAAATTGCAGTAGCAGTCAAACAGATGACGGATGTTGATGTAAAACACATTAATATTGAAGTCGATAATATTGAATTCGATTAA
- the nusB gene encoding transcription antitermination factor NusB yields the protein MEKTHRKTAREIATICIYQNLLVEASLDDMHTYISENEKLASSEDSLKFATWLVETTLQNKSSYQELLEKYLKKGWTFERLSVMERAILLIATCELLESDLPKTIVINEAVVNAKKFCDDDSYKFINGILGHIG from the coding sequence ATGGAAAAAACACATCGAAAAACAGCAAGAGAAATTGCTACAATTTGTATTTATCAAAATTTATTAGTTGAGGCATCTCTTGATGATATGCATACTTATATATCAGAAAATGAAAAACTGGCATCAAGCGAAGATTCATTGAAATTTGCAACATGGTTAGTAGAAACAACTTTGCAAAATAAATCGTCTTATCAGGAGTTATTAGAAAAATATTTAAAGAAGGGTTGGACTTTTGAACGTTTAAGTGTCATGGAAAGAGCTATTTTACTCATTGCAACATGTGAACTCTTAGAATCAGATCTTCCTAAGACAATTGTTATTAACGAAGCAGTTGTAAATGCTAAAAAGTTCTGTGATGATGATTCTTATAAATTTATTAATGGAATTTTAGGACATATTGGATAA